A window from Setaria italica strain Yugu1 chromosome VIII, Setaria_italica_v2.0, whole genome shotgun sequence encodes these proteins:
- the LOC101782781 gene encoding uncharacterized protein LOC101782781 isoform X5: protein MEARCAAVLLAARPGRRHQVRAEVAPPTLRCRSRPRHPAARLRSALGLPLHPAHLPSAGAGRAFREVNAGLGTGAAGAVGAVGGPSATSVHELLECPVCTCSMFPPIHQVGVSLPLLRFQMGFQMGLRADLGISVMGYAKLMASNASTLNNQISSQACKNFFIMYPSPIWISSKPRIHGIWLTTAGMFSYQLVHVSSTEAGSGEVSSLR from the exons ATGGAGGCGCGGTGCGCCGCGGTATTGCTGGCGGCCCGCCCCGGCCGTCGACACCAGGTGCGGGCCGAAGTTGCGCCGCCCACCCTTCGCTGCCGCAGCAGGCCCAGGCACCCCGCTGCCCGTCTCCGCAGCGCCCTCGGCCTCCCGCTCCACCCCGCCCACCTGCCCTCCGCCGGGGCCGGCCGCGCATTTCGCGAGGTGAATGCGGGGCTCGGGACAGGCGCAGCGGGCGCGGTAGGAGCGGTCGGGGGGCCGTCGGCGACTAGCGTGCACGAGCTGCTTGAGTGCCCTGTCTGCACCTGCTCCATGTTCCCGCCCATCCATCAGGTGGGTGTCTCGCTTCCGCTTCTTCGATTTCAGATGGGATTTCAGATGGGGTTGCGTGCAGATTTGGGGATCTCGGTG ATGGGCTATGCAAAATTGATGGCTTCTAATGCCAGCACATTGAATAACCAGATTTCCAGCCAAGCATGCAAAAACTTCTTTATCATGTACCCCTCTCCTATCTGGATCTCAAGCAAACCAAGGAT CCACGGTATCTGGTTGACCACGGCAGGCATGTTCAGCTATCAGCTTGTGCATGTAAGTAGCACAGAAGCAGGGAGCGGCGAGGTTTCAAGTCTCAG ATAG
- the LOC101782781 gene encoding uncharacterized protein LOC101782781 isoform X3: protein MEARCAAVLLAARPGRRHQVRAEVAPPTLRCRSRPRHPAARLRSALGLPLHPAHLPSAGAGRAFREVNAGLGTGAAGAVGAVGGPSATSVHELLECPVCTCSMFPPIHQMGYAKLMASNASTLNNQISSQACKNFFIMYPSPIWISSKPRIHGIWLTTAGMFSYQLVHVSSTEAGSGEVSSLREWVSSFRTSALELTEVNSSALASTVPNFQKSVVIKKRTFRRA from the exons ATGGAGGCGCGGTGCGCCGCGGTATTGCTGGCGGCCCGCCCCGGCCGTCGACACCAGGTGCGGGCCGAAGTTGCGCCGCCCACCCTTCGCTGCCGCAGCAGGCCCAGGCACCCCGCTGCCCGTCTCCGCAGCGCCCTCGGCCTCCCGCTCCACCCCGCCCACCTGCCCTCCGCCGGGGCCGGCCGCGCATTTCGCGAGGTGAATGCGGGGCTCGGGACAGGCGCAGCGGGCGCGGTAGGAGCGGTCGGGGGGCCGTCGGCGACTAGCGTGCACGAGCTGCTTGAGTGCCCTGTCTGCACCTGCTCCATGTTCCCGCCCATCCATCAG ATGGGCTATGCAAAATTGATGGCTTCTAATGCCAGCACATTGAATAACCAGATTTCCAGCCAAGCATGCAAAAACTTCTTTATCATGTACCCCTCTCCTATCTGGATCTCAAGCAAACCAAGGAT CCACGGTATCTGGTTGACCACGGCAGGCATGTTCAGCTATCAGCTTGTGCATGTAAGTAGCACAGAAGCAGGGAGCGGCGAGGTTTCAAGTCTCAG GGAATGGGTGTCATCCTTCAGGACTTCAGCTTTGGAGCTAACTGAAGTTAACTCGAGCGCTTTAGCTAGCACAGTCCCGAACTTTCAGAAGAGCGTTGttataaaaaaaagaactttCAGAAGAGCGTGA
- the LOC111258224 gene encoding cytochrome P450 714C2-like, with protein sequence MFHTMSGSIYLYSTGSIQALNITDPDMVKELANCKSLDLGKPSFLQKERGALLGMGILTSNGELWEHQRKVIAPELFMEKVKGMLHVMVEAAMPMLTSWENIFGREGGSAEIVVDVSLRNFSADVISRTSFGNNFAAGKEIFNKIRQLQIARAKQSILGVPGPSYLKKGSPMFLMDHRELFLVATVLPTKVLHPGSPRIPAASTQCPNDASKYQWSTSVSSG encoded by the exons ATGTTTCATACTATGTCAGGATCCATCTACTTGTATTCAACTGGGAGCATACAAGCTCTGAATATAACAGATCCTGACATGGTGAAGGAGCTAGCCAATTGCAAGTCTTTGGATCTTGGAAAGCCTTCCTTCTTGCAAAAAGAGCGTGGAGCTCTTCTTGGTATGGGCATATTGACTTCAAATGGTGAGCTCTGGGAACATCAAAGAAAGGTGATTGCACCAGAGCTCTTCATGGAGAAGGTTAAG GGCATGTTGCACGTCATGGTCGAAGCTGCAATGCCAATGTTGACTTCATGGGAAAACATATTTGGAAGGGAAGGGGGCAGTGCAGAGATTGTGGTGGATGTGTCCTTGAGAAACTTTTCAGCTGATGTCATATCCAGGACTTCATTTGGAAACAATTTTGCTGCAGGTAAAGAGATATTCAACAAGATTCGGCAACTTCAGATTGCAAGGGCAAAGCAAAGCATACTTGGTGTCCCCGGACCAAG TTACTTGAAAAAG GGAAGTCCAATGTTCCTGATGGATCACAGGGAGCTTTTCCTAGTGGCAACAGTTCTCCCTACCAAGGTCCTCCATCCTGGTTCCCCAAGGATTCCAGCAGCTTCCACCCAATGTCCCAATGATGCATCCAAGTACCAATGGTCCACAAGTGTTTCATCCGGCTGA
- the LOC101779561 gene encoding uncharacterized protein LOC101779561 translates to MASTAAAGNGTGSVLPTHTAPAWPSSKPPPPKHNPRRRRCLCVCLLVTLAVLLALAITLLVLFLTVLKVRDPTTRLVSTRLAGVAPRLTFPAISLQLNITLLLTVAVHNPNPASFAYDSGGHTDLTYRGAHVGDAEIDPGRIPSKGDGEVKLALTVQADKLAEDLAQLVADVESGSVAMEASTRIPGRVTILGLFKRHAVAYSDCSFVFGVAEMRVRSQQCHDRTKL, encoded by the coding sequence atggcctccaccgccgccgccggcaacggCACCGGCAGCGTCCTCCCCACCCACACCGCCCCCGCCTGGCCGTCCTCCAAGCCGCCCCCACCCAAGCAcaaccctcgccgccggcgctgcctcTGCGTGTGCCTCCTCGTCaccctcgccgtcctcctcgcgCTGGCCATCACCCTGctcgtcctcttcctcaccGTCCTCAAGGTCCGGGACCCCACCACCCGCCTCGTCTCCACGCGCCTGGCGGGGGTCGCCCCGCGCCTCACCTTCCCGGCCATCTCCCTCCAGCTCAACATCACGCTGCTGCTCACCGTGGCCGTGCACAACCCCAACCCGGCCTCCTTCGCCTACGACTCCGGGGGCCACACGGACCTCACCTACCGGGGCGCGCACGTCGGGGACGCCGAGATCGACCCGGGCCGGATCCCCAGCAAGGGCGACGGGGAGGTGAAGCTGGCGCTCACGGTGCAGGCGGACAAGCTGGCGGAAGACCTGGCGCAGCTGGTGGCGGACGTCGAGAGCGGGTCGGTGGCCATGGAGGCCAGCACCAGGATCCCCGGGAGGGTCACCATCCTGGGGCTCTTCAAGAGGCACGCCGTGGCCTACTCCGACTGCAGCTTCGTCTTCGGCGTCGCGGAGATGCGGGTGCGGAGCCAGCAGTGCCACGACCGCACAAAGCTGTGA
- the LOC101782781 gene encoding uncharacterized protein LOC101782781 isoform X9, which produces MEARCAAVLLAARPGRRHQVRAEVAPPTLRCRSRPRHPAARLRSALGLPLHPAHLPSAGAGRAFREVNAGLGTGAAGAVGAVGGPSATSVHELLECPVCTCSMFPPIHQQQLGFFSLIFSHGIWLTTAGMFSYQLVHVSSTEAGSGEVSSLSGNQFFLDV; this is translated from the exons ATGGAGGCGCGGTGCGCCGCGGTATTGCTGGCGGCCCGCCCCGGCCGTCGACACCAGGTGCGGGCCGAAGTTGCGCCGCCCACCCTTCGCTGCCGCAGCAGGCCCAGGCACCCCGCTGCCCGTCTCCGCAGCGCCCTCGGCCTCCCGCTCCACCCCGCCCACCTGCCCTCCGCCGGGGCCGGCCGCGCATTTCGCGAGGTGAATGCGGGGCTCGGGACAGGCGCAGCGGGCGCGGTAGGAGCGGTCGGGGGGCCGTCGGCGACTAGCGTGCACGAGCTGCTTGAGTGCCCTGTCTGCACCTGCTCCATGTTCCCGCCCATCCATCAG CAACAGCTTGGCTTTTTCTCTCTGATTTTCAGCCACGGTATCTGGTTGACCACGGCAGGCATGTTCAGCTATCAGCTTGTGCATGTAAGTAGCACAGAAGCAGGGAGCGGCGAGGTTTCAAGTCTCAG TGGCAATCAGTTCTTCCTGGATGTATAA
- the LOC101782781 gene encoding uncharacterized protein LOC101782781 isoform X10, translated as MEARCAAVLLAARPGRRHQVRAEVAPPTLRCRSRPRHPAARLRSALGLPLHPAHLPSAGAGRAFREVNAGLGTGAAGAVGAVGGPSATSVHELLECPVCTCSMFPPIHQQQLGFFSLIFSHGIWLTTAGMFSYQLVHVSSTEAGSGEVSSLR; from the exons ATGGAGGCGCGGTGCGCCGCGGTATTGCTGGCGGCCCGCCCCGGCCGTCGACACCAGGTGCGGGCCGAAGTTGCGCCGCCCACCCTTCGCTGCCGCAGCAGGCCCAGGCACCCCGCTGCCCGTCTCCGCAGCGCCCTCGGCCTCCCGCTCCACCCCGCCCACCTGCCCTCCGCCGGGGCCGGCCGCGCATTTCGCGAGGTGAATGCGGGGCTCGGGACAGGCGCAGCGGGCGCGGTAGGAGCGGTCGGGGGGCCGTCGGCGACTAGCGTGCACGAGCTGCTTGAGTGCCCTGTCTGCACCTGCTCCATGTTCCCGCCCATCCATCAG CAACAGCTTGGCTTTTTCTCTCTGATTTTCAGCCACGGTATCTGGTTGACCACGGCAGGCATGTTCAGCTATCAGCTTGTGCATGTAAGTAGCACAGAAGCAGGGAGCGGCGAGGTTTCAAGTCTCAG ATAG
- the LOC101782781 gene encoding uncharacterized protein LOC101782781 isoform X2, giving the protein MEARCAAVLLAARPGRRHQVRAEVAPPTLRCRSRPRHPAARLRSALGLPLHPAHLPSAGAGRAFREVNAGLGTGAAGAVGAVGGPSATSVHELLECPVCTCSMFPPIHQVGVSLPLLRFQMGFQMGLRADLGISVMGYAKLMASNASTLNNQISSQACKNFFIMYPSPIWISSKPRIHGIWLTTAGMFSYQLVHVSSTEAGSGEVSSLRKKYACIHSSWMGKQRTCTLG; this is encoded by the exons ATGGAGGCGCGGTGCGCCGCGGTATTGCTGGCGGCCCGCCCCGGCCGTCGACACCAGGTGCGGGCCGAAGTTGCGCCGCCCACCCTTCGCTGCCGCAGCAGGCCCAGGCACCCCGCTGCCCGTCTCCGCAGCGCCCTCGGCCTCCCGCTCCACCCCGCCCACCTGCCCTCCGCCGGGGCCGGCCGCGCATTTCGCGAGGTGAATGCGGGGCTCGGGACAGGCGCAGCGGGCGCGGTAGGAGCGGTCGGGGGGCCGTCGGCGACTAGCGTGCACGAGCTGCTTGAGTGCCCTGTCTGCACCTGCTCCATGTTCCCGCCCATCCATCAGGTGGGTGTCTCGCTTCCGCTTCTTCGATTTCAGATGGGATTTCAGATGGGGTTGCGTGCAGATTTGGGGATCTCGGTG ATGGGCTATGCAAAATTGATGGCTTCTAATGCCAGCACATTGAATAACCAGATTTCCAGCCAAGCATGCAAAAACTTCTTTATCATGTACCCCTCTCCTATCTGGATCTCAAGCAAACCAAGGAT CCACGGTATCTGGTTGACCACGGCAGGCATGTTCAGCTATCAGCTTGTGCATGTAAGTAGCACAGAAGCAGGGAGCGGCGAGGTTTCAAGTCTCAG GAAAAAATATGCTTGCATTCATTCATCCTGGATGGGGAAACAGCGTACTTGCACGCTTGGTTAA
- the LOC101782781 gene encoding uncharacterized protein LOC101782781 isoform X8, which produces MEARCAAVLLAARPGRRHQVRAEVAPPTLRCRSRPRHPAARLRSALGLPLHPAHLPSAGAGRAFREVNAGLGTGAAGAVGAVGGPSATSVHELLECPVCTCSMFPPIHQQQLGFFSLIFSHGIWLTTAGMFSYQLVHVSSTEAGSGEVSSLRKKYACIHSSWMGKQRTCTLG; this is translated from the exons ATGGAGGCGCGGTGCGCCGCGGTATTGCTGGCGGCCCGCCCCGGCCGTCGACACCAGGTGCGGGCCGAAGTTGCGCCGCCCACCCTTCGCTGCCGCAGCAGGCCCAGGCACCCCGCTGCCCGTCTCCGCAGCGCCCTCGGCCTCCCGCTCCACCCCGCCCACCTGCCCTCCGCCGGGGCCGGCCGCGCATTTCGCGAGGTGAATGCGGGGCTCGGGACAGGCGCAGCGGGCGCGGTAGGAGCGGTCGGGGGGCCGTCGGCGACTAGCGTGCACGAGCTGCTTGAGTGCCCTGTCTGCACCTGCTCCATGTTCCCGCCCATCCATCAG CAACAGCTTGGCTTTTTCTCTCTGATTTTCAGCCACGGTATCTGGTTGACCACGGCAGGCATGTTCAGCTATCAGCTTGTGCATGTAAGTAGCACAGAAGCAGGGAGCGGCGAGGTTTCAAGTCTCAG GAAAAAATATGCTTGCATTCATTCATCCTGGATGGGGAAACAGCGTACTTGCACGCTTGGTTAA
- the LOC101782781 gene encoding uncharacterized protein LOC101782781 isoform X4, which translates to MEARCAAVLLAARPGRRHQVRAEVAPPTLRCRSRPRHPAARLRSALGLPLHPAHLPSAGAGRAFREVNAGLGTGAAGAVGAVGGPSATSVHELLECPVCTCSMFPPIHQVGVSLPLLRFQMGFQMGLRADLGISVMGYAKLMASNASTLNNQISSQACKNFFIMYPSPIWISSKPRIHGIWLTTAGMFSYQLVHVSSTEAGSGEVSSLSGNQFFLDV; encoded by the exons ATGGAGGCGCGGTGCGCCGCGGTATTGCTGGCGGCCCGCCCCGGCCGTCGACACCAGGTGCGGGCCGAAGTTGCGCCGCCCACCCTTCGCTGCCGCAGCAGGCCCAGGCACCCCGCTGCCCGTCTCCGCAGCGCCCTCGGCCTCCCGCTCCACCCCGCCCACCTGCCCTCCGCCGGGGCCGGCCGCGCATTTCGCGAGGTGAATGCGGGGCTCGGGACAGGCGCAGCGGGCGCGGTAGGAGCGGTCGGGGGGCCGTCGGCGACTAGCGTGCACGAGCTGCTTGAGTGCCCTGTCTGCACCTGCTCCATGTTCCCGCCCATCCATCAGGTGGGTGTCTCGCTTCCGCTTCTTCGATTTCAGATGGGATTTCAGATGGGGTTGCGTGCAGATTTGGGGATCTCGGTG ATGGGCTATGCAAAATTGATGGCTTCTAATGCCAGCACATTGAATAACCAGATTTCCAGCCAAGCATGCAAAAACTTCTTTATCATGTACCCCTCTCCTATCTGGATCTCAAGCAAACCAAGGAT CCACGGTATCTGGTTGACCACGGCAGGCATGTTCAGCTATCAGCTTGTGCATGTAAGTAGCACAGAAGCAGGGAGCGGCGAGGTTTCAAGTCTCAG TGGCAATCAGTTCTTCCTGGATGTATAA
- the LOC101782781 gene encoding uncharacterized protein LOC101782781 isoform X1, which produces MEARCAAVLLAARPGRRHQVRAEVAPPTLRCRSRPRHPAARLRSALGLPLHPAHLPSAGAGRAFREVNAGLGTGAAGAVGAVGGPSATSVHELLECPVCTCSMFPPIHQVGVSLPLLRFQMGFQMGLRADLGISVMGYAKLMASNASTLNNQISSQACKNFFIMYPSPIWISSKPRIHGIWLTTAGMFSYQLVHVSSTEAGSGEVSSLREWVSSFRTSALELTEVNSSALASTVPNFQKSVVIKKRTFRRA; this is translated from the exons ATGGAGGCGCGGTGCGCCGCGGTATTGCTGGCGGCCCGCCCCGGCCGTCGACACCAGGTGCGGGCCGAAGTTGCGCCGCCCACCCTTCGCTGCCGCAGCAGGCCCAGGCACCCCGCTGCCCGTCTCCGCAGCGCCCTCGGCCTCCCGCTCCACCCCGCCCACCTGCCCTCCGCCGGGGCCGGCCGCGCATTTCGCGAGGTGAATGCGGGGCTCGGGACAGGCGCAGCGGGCGCGGTAGGAGCGGTCGGGGGGCCGTCGGCGACTAGCGTGCACGAGCTGCTTGAGTGCCCTGTCTGCACCTGCTCCATGTTCCCGCCCATCCATCAGGTGGGTGTCTCGCTTCCGCTTCTTCGATTTCAGATGGGATTTCAGATGGGGTTGCGTGCAGATTTGGGGATCTCGGTG ATGGGCTATGCAAAATTGATGGCTTCTAATGCCAGCACATTGAATAACCAGATTTCCAGCCAAGCATGCAAAAACTTCTTTATCATGTACCCCTCTCCTATCTGGATCTCAAGCAAACCAAGGAT CCACGGTATCTGGTTGACCACGGCAGGCATGTTCAGCTATCAGCTTGTGCATGTAAGTAGCACAGAAGCAGGGAGCGGCGAGGTTTCAAGTCTCAG GGAATGGGTGTCATCCTTCAGGACTTCAGCTTTGGAGCTAACTGAAGTTAACTCGAGCGCTTTAGCTAGCACAGTCCCGAACTTTCAGAAGAGCGTTGttataaaaaaaagaactttCAGAAGAGCGTGA
- the LOC101782781 gene encoding uncharacterized protein LOC101782781 isoform X7, whose protein sequence is MEARCAAVLLAARPGRRHQVRAEVAPPTLRCRSRPRHPAARLRSALGLPLHPAHLPSAGAGRAFREVNAGLGTGAAGAVGAVGGPSATSVHELLECPVCTCSMFPPIHQVGVSLPLLRFQMGFQMGLRADLGISVMGYAKLMASNASTLNNQISSQACKNFFIMYPSPIWISSKPRINSLAFSL, encoded by the exons ATGGAGGCGCGGTGCGCCGCGGTATTGCTGGCGGCCCGCCCCGGCCGTCGACACCAGGTGCGGGCCGAAGTTGCGCCGCCCACCCTTCGCTGCCGCAGCAGGCCCAGGCACCCCGCTGCCCGTCTCCGCAGCGCCCTCGGCCTCCCGCTCCACCCCGCCCACCTGCCCTCCGCCGGGGCCGGCCGCGCATTTCGCGAGGTGAATGCGGGGCTCGGGACAGGCGCAGCGGGCGCGGTAGGAGCGGTCGGGGGGCCGTCGGCGACTAGCGTGCACGAGCTGCTTGAGTGCCCTGTCTGCACCTGCTCCATGTTCCCGCCCATCCATCAGGTGGGTGTCTCGCTTCCGCTTCTTCGATTTCAGATGGGATTTCAGATGGGGTTGCGTGCAGATTTGGGGATCTCGGTG ATGGGCTATGCAAAATTGATGGCTTCTAATGCCAGCACATTGAATAACCAGATTTCCAGCCAAGCATGCAAAAACTTCTTTATCATGTACCCCTCTCCTATCTGGATCTCAAGCAAACCAAGGAT CAACAGCTTGGCTTTTTCTCTCTGA
- the LOC101779954 gene encoding uncharacterized protein LOC101779954, whose amino-acid sequence MVDIDECSPVPEPAPANPDPSSISPDAWRRFESATLSVVHKIQPTVSSENLRAAIIDYVQRLFRFHAGYQVFPFGSVPLKTYLPDGDIDLTAFGPAISDENLANEVCAILKSEGRRKDSEFEVKDVQYIHATEVKLVKCLVQNIVVDISVNQIGGLCTLCFLEKVDQNFGKKHLFKRSIMLIKDWCYYESRILGAHHGLISTYALETLVLYIFHIFHNSMDGPLAVLYRFLDYYSKFDWDNKGISLFGPVSLSSLPDLVTDPPDTHDDGFLPREEFLKECAEAFSVPPKNSEKDAQVFSRKFFNIVDPLKQSNNLGRSVSKGNFYRIRSAFDFGARKLGKVLQVPACSTVNEVNQFFRNTLKRNRTGLRLDVLVSSSDDGLLSDHATNDSLSLGLNVESIKGSSPLYSNSCGDLSSQFSHIDTSDSNNHGSIKQKQCNSVAGHKEVVSVSGGLIGTNATDYATTDSGTERNGGDFYEASQITSETCTLPSGRRCAPHQFYQSENGKDVDVRDGTDLPHHGMPANQFTDKSYHSFEGAKYHNEFSRSFPAPLEHNAYSPAGLVNGLATSNSMFTPENSQPGGTINDIVPDLTGDLFTNFNNLLFAQGCQQGNPVHHYYYPMPPLPPPQYQNMRPSNGLGRKKSYGYAGMNGAIPSPPYQPGYVVWRPVYQTDDHIPMRGHGTGTYFPDPNLRKDRPPVGRGERGRNHFSSNNYQKFHHHVRTDMPIDMVPLQESRHDVPLQIYVPGANDHAIPSPMNMPMPSPSSQSPRDPLKVPAHSPSSQVRRDNFHGNGFMVPQDSKLEFGTLGTLPLEVTSKDHANRSDSASSNQVSESVSRMPATKNTVTGLNGMRNAQPYSLKDSGDFPPLP is encoded by the exons ATGGTGGACATCGACGAGTGCTCGCCGGTGCCCGAGCCCGCGCCGGCAAATCCGGACCCCTCCTCGATCTCCCCGGACGCCTGGCGGCGCTTCGAGAGCGCCACGCTCTCTGTGGTGCACAAGATCCAGCCCACCGTCTCCTCCGAGAATCTCCGCGCCGCCATCATCGACTACGTCCAGCGCCTCTTCAGGTTCCACGCCGGCTATCAG GTCTTTCCATTTGGATCTGTTCCATTGAAAACATATCTTCCTGATGGAGATATTGACTTGACTGCATTCGGCCCTGCAATTTCCGATGAGAATCTAGCAAATGAAGTATGTGCTATTCTAAAATCAGAAGGGCGGAGGAAAGATTCTGAATTTGAGGTCAAGGATGTCCAGTATATCCATGCCACTGAG GTCAAGCTGGTGAAATGTTTGGTGCAAAACATTGTTGTAGACATCTCAGTTAATCAGATTGGTGGGCTCTGTACACTTTGTTTTCTTGAGAAG GTTGATcaaaattttggaaaaaaacACCTCTTCAAAAGAAGCATAATGCTAATCAAAGACTGGTGTTATTATGAAAGCCGCATTCTTGGTGCTCACCATGGTTTAATTTCTACCTATGCCTTGGAGACATTAGTGCTATACATTTTCCATATCTTCCACAATTCTATGGATGGTCCATTAGCT GTCCTCTATAGGTTTCTTGACTATTATAGCAAATTTGATTGGGATAATAAGGGAATCAGCTTGTTTGGTCCTGTTTCATTATCTTCACTACCTGATCTAGTTA CCGATCCGCCTGATACTCATGATGATGGTTTTCTTCCACGGGAGGAGTTTCTCAAAGAATGTGCAGAGGCTTTTAGTGTCCCCCCTAAAAACTCTGAGAAAGATGCACAAGTATTCTCTCGAAAATTTTTTAATATAGTTGACCCACTGAAGCAGAGTAACAATCTTGGACGCAGTGTCAGCAAAG GAAATTTTTACAGAATACGCAGTGCATTTGATTTTGGTGCTCGTAAGCTTGGGAAGGTTCTTCAAGTGCCTGCCTGTTCTACTGTCAATGAAGTGAATCAGTTTTTCAGGAACACGTTAAAGAGAAATCGTACCGGGTTAAGACTAGATGTTTTAGTGAGCTCTTCTGATGATGGTCTACTGTCTGATCATGCAACCAATGATTCCTTATCACTGGGCTTGAATGTGGAAAGTATCAAGGGCAGTTCACCTTTATACAGCAATTCCTGTGGCGATCTGTCTTCTCAGTTTAGTCACATCGACACTTCAGATTCCAACAATCATGGCTCAATAAAGCAAAAACAATGTAACTCTGTAGCTGGGCACAAGGAGGTAGTGTCCGTTTCTGGTGGGTTGATAGGTACCAATGCCACAGATTATGCAACTACTGATTCAGGAACTGAGAGGAATGGTGGTGACTTCTATGAAGCTTCACAAATAACTAGTGAAACCTGTACCTTGCCATCTGGGAGACGCTGTGCCCCACATCAATTTTACCAATCAGAAAATGGTAAGGATGTTGATGTTAGAGATGGCACAGATCTGCCACACCATGGGATGCCAGCAAATCAGTTTACAGACAAATCTTACCACTCTTTTGAAGGTGCTAAGTATCACAATGAGTTTTCAAGAAGCTTTCCAGCACCCCTTGAGCATAATGCTTACTCTCCTGCTGGCTTAGTCAATGGTCTGGCCACATCTAATTCAATGTTTACACCTGAAAATTCACAACCTGGTGGTACCATCAATGACATTGTGCCAGACCTCACTGGAGATTTATTTACAAATTTCAATAATCTTCTGTTCGCTCAAGGTTGCCAGCAAGGTAATCCAGTACATCATTATTACTATCCAATGCCTCCTCTACCACCCCCGCAATATCAGAACATGCGCCCTTCAAATGGTCTTGGCAGAAAAAAATCATATGGATACGCTGGCATGAATGGAGCAATCCCTAGTCCTCCTTATCAACCTGGCTATGTTGTGTGGAGGCCAGTTTATCAAACAGATGATCATATTCCTATGAGGGGCCATGGAACAGGCACCTACTTTCCTGATCCG AATTTGCGCAAGGACAGGCCACCTGTTGGACGCGGGGAGAGAGGAAGGAATCATTTCTCTTCAAATAATTATCAAAAGTTTCATCACCATGTCAGAACAGATATGCCTATCGATATGGTACCTCTTCAGGAATCACGGCATGATGTACCACTGCAGATATATGTTCCTGGTGCAAATGATCATGCaataccatctccaatgaatatGCCAATGCCATCTCCATCTTCCCAGTCTCCAAGGGATCCATTGAAGGTACCAGCTCATTCTCCATCTTCCCAGGTTCGAAGGGATAATTTTCATGGCAATGGTTTCATGGTCCCGCAAGACAGTAAACTTGAGTTTGGGACCTTGGGGACATTGCCTTTGGAAGTTACCTCCAAGGACCATGCTAACAGATCAGATTCTGCCTCCAGCAATCAAGTTTCTGAGTCTGTGAGCCGCATGCCTGCCACAAAAAACACCGTAACAGGTTTGAATGGAATGAG GAATGCTCAGCCATACAGCCTAAAGGACAGTGGTGACTTTCCACCTCTACCCTGA
- the LOC101782781 gene encoding uncharacterized protein LOC101782781 isoform X6: MEARCAAVLLAARPGRRHQVRAEVAPPTLRCRSRPRHPAARLRSALGLPLHPAHLPSAGAGRAFREVNAGLGTGAAGAVGAVGGPSATSVHELLECPVCTCSMFPPIHQQQLGFFSLIFSHGIWLTTAGMFSYQLVHVSSTEAGSGEVSSLREWVSSFRTSALELTEVNSSALASTVPNFQKSVVIKKRTFRRA; the protein is encoded by the exons ATGGAGGCGCGGTGCGCCGCGGTATTGCTGGCGGCCCGCCCCGGCCGTCGACACCAGGTGCGGGCCGAAGTTGCGCCGCCCACCCTTCGCTGCCGCAGCAGGCCCAGGCACCCCGCTGCCCGTCTCCGCAGCGCCCTCGGCCTCCCGCTCCACCCCGCCCACCTGCCCTCCGCCGGGGCCGGCCGCGCATTTCGCGAGGTGAATGCGGGGCTCGGGACAGGCGCAGCGGGCGCGGTAGGAGCGGTCGGGGGGCCGTCGGCGACTAGCGTGCACGAGCTGCTTGAGTGCCCTGTCTGCACCTGCTCCATGTTCCCGCCCATCCATCAG CAACAGCTTGGCTTTTTCTCTCTGATTTTCAGCCACGGTATCTGGTTGACCACGGCAGGCATGTTCAGCTATCAGCTTGTGCATGTAAGTAGCACAGAAGCAGGGAGCGGCGAGGTTTCAAGTCTCAG GGAATGGGTGTCATCCTTCAGGACTTCAGCTTTGGAGCTAACTGAAGTTAACTCGAGCGCTTTAGCTAGCACAGTCCCGAACTTTCAGAAGAGCGTTGttataaaaaaaagaactttCAGAAGAGCGTGA